The Oncorhynchus kisutch isolate 150728-3 linkage group LG20, Okis_V2, whole genome shotgun sequence genome has a segment encoding these proteins:
- the LOC109865664 gene encoding U2 small nuclear ribonucleoprotein B''-like, whose amino-acid sequence MDIRPNHTIYINNVNDKIKKDELKRSLYALFSQFGQVMDIVAMKTMKMRGQAFVVFKELASATNALRQLQGFPFYNKPMRIQYAKTDSEVISKIRGTFGDKDKKKDRKKKAQDQVANVAKKPALGSANTNNAPTTMQVPDNPPNYILFLNNLPEETNEMMLSMLFNQFPGFKEVRLVPGKHDISFVEFESEGQAGVAKDALQGFRITAQCAMKITYAKK is encoded by the exons ATGGATATTCGACCAAACCACACCATTTACATCAATAATGTAAATGATAAGATCAAGAAGGATG AACTGAAGCGGTCACTCTATGCCCTGTTCTCTCAGTTTGGGCAAGTCATGGACATTGTTGCCATGAAAACCATGAAGATGAGAGGGCAGGCGTTTGTGGTGTTCAAAGAGCTTGCCTCGGCTACGAATGCACTGCGTCAACTTCAAGGTTTTCCTTTCTACAATAAGCCCATG CGCATTCAGTATGCTAAGACAGACTCTGAGGTCATCTCCAAAATCAGAGGCACATTTGGGGACAAGGACAAGAAGAAGGACAGGAAGAAGAAGGCTCAAGATCAAGTGGCCAACGTGGCCAAGAAACCAGCACTG GGATCAGCCAACACAAACAATGCTCCAACAACCATGCAG GTTCCAGACAATCCACCCAACTACATTTTATTCCTTAATAACCTGCCAGAGGAAACAAATGAAATGATGCTCTCCATGCTGTTCAATCA ATTCCCTGGTTTCAAAGAGGTGCGACTCGTCCCTGGCAAACACGACATCTCCTTTGTAGAGTTTGAGAGCGAGGGCCAGGCGGGAGTGGCCAAAGATGCACTGCAGGGCTTCCGGATTACGGCCCAATGCGCCATGAAGATCACTTATGCCAAGAAGTAG